One genomic window of Bremerella sp. JC817 includes the following:
- a CDS encoding DUF1559 domain-containing protein — protein sequence MKQNRGFTLVELLVVIAIIGVLIALLLPAVQQAREAARRIQCSNHMKQLGLAFHNYHDTHGRFMTGGMQTAKAYPMGWVPRLFPFIEQDARYEAMESLNKDYLVTRSSYRYDDMDNPIWGAVPNISCPSSPQGELASDQTGNTNHPYQHLQGSLHYRGNGGSYDLDYHNAVTSGRVGYSSSGIFYPESRTRFADITDGTTNTFLLGETSSSQNWPSTMVTGFGGLKPWTWGSYRYSAAEWLMIDHKMVQFPINYFGSFTTSSTPFGSHHPGGAMFVMCDGSVKFLPETMNLDILKAVASRQHGEVIPSL from the coding sequence ATGAAACAGAATCGCGGATTTACGCTGGTTGAATTGTTAGTAGTGATTGCCATTATCGGTGTGCTGATTGCCTTGCTGTTGCCGGCTGTGCAACAGGCTCGCGAAGCTGCCCGTCGCATTCAGTGCAGCAACCACATGAAGCAGCTGGGGCTGGCGTTTCATAACTATCACGACACCCACGGTCGCTTCATGACCGGCGGGATGCAGACGGCGAAGGCTTATCCGATGGGCTGGGTTCCCCGTTTGTTCCCTTTCATCGAACAAGATGCCCGCTACGAAGCGATGGAATCGCTCAATAAAGATTACCTGGTCACACGTAGCAGCTATCGCTACGACGACATGGACAATCCGATCTGGGGAGCCGTTCCGAATATCAGTTGCCCATCGTCGCCTCAGGGAGAACTGGCGTCCGATCAGACGGGCAACACCAATCACCCTTATCAGCATCTGCAAGGTTCGCTGCATTACCGAGGGAATGGGGGCTCTTACGATCTCGATTATCACAACGCGGTCACATCGGGACGCGTTGGCTATTCGTCGTCCGGCATCTTCTATCCTGAAAGCCGAACCCGTTTCGCCGACATTACCGATGGTACCACGAATACCTTTTTGCTGGGTGAAACTTCCAGCTCGCAAAACTGGCCGTCGACCATGGTTACCGGTTTTGGCGGCCTAAAGCCATGGACCTGGGGTTCGTACCGATACAGCGCGGCCGAGTGGCTGATGATCGACCACAAGATGGTCCAGTTCCCAATCAACTATTTCGGCAGCTTTACCACCAGTTCGACGCCGTTCGGCAGCCATCACCCCGGTGGGGCGATGTTTGTCATGTGCGACGGCAGCGTCAAGTTTCTGCCAGAAACGATGAACCTCGATATTCTGAAGGCGGTTGCTTCGCGTCAACATGGTGAAGTAATCCCAAGCCTATAA
- a CDS encoding putative Ig domain-containing protein — protein MSKRSFARFLRSDSNHTRKSRRRANVARSSQLESLEARVVLTASGVPGNDNPPDLNLSAISEQNIVVGQAYTIDLFANGATVVDLDANDNPTGDAIRLLLDPDIGTDTPVGAKITTDGVFTWTPTADQVGTYRIIVIAVDRGTTPLADSEVFTIVVSATGNQSPSVDLNGPDAGTGYSGTFTEDGGAVPAVGSNLTVTDGDSANLESAKVVLTNHPDGTAESLAVDVTGTNITASYDSATGELTLTGTDTLANYQAVLRTLTYNNTSDTPDETVRTIEVTVNDGNSDSVKAVSKISVVAVNDAPTVDLNGEDAGTGFESTFTEDGGPVAIVDTDAIVDDVDSTTLTSATVTITNLFDGDAEVLAIDTTGTSLVASYVGGVLTISGNGTLAEYQQVLRTLTYDNTSQNPNETQREISVVVNDGEDNSVAAIALVNVVGENDSPDLEPISDQVATVGELFEITVTATDPDGDVLTFQLDRDDPSGNIPASATITKTSDTTAVISWTPSESDGPGPFVFVVLVTDDDATLPLSDQESFTVTLEANESPVVDLNGEDEGVDFESTFTEDGGPVVIVDTDAVVTDTDSTELTSATVTITNLLDGDSEVLAVDTIGTSITASYDTATGVLTLSGTASLADYQQVLRTLTYDNSSQNPDETQREITVVVNDGNSDSLAATAFVNVVGENDPPNLEPIADQQVVVGELFEITVTATDPDGDVLTFQLDRDDPNSSIPASATITKTSDTTAVISWTPSESDGAGPFVFVVLVTDDDATLPLSDQETFTVTLAANEAPTVDLNGEGTGIDFESTFTEDGGPVAIVGTDLTVDDTDGTELTSATVTITNLLDGDAEVLAVDTTGTSITASYDTATGVLTLSGTASLADYQQVLRTLTYDNSSQNPDETQREISVVVNDGEDDSVAATALVNVVGTNDSPDLESIDDQVAQVGQLFEITITATDPDGDTLTFQLDRDDPSSTIPASATITKTSDTTAVISWTPAESDGEGPFVFVVLVTDDDGDLPLSDQESFTVTLTGAAPAVDLNGDETGIDFEATFTEEGGAVAVVDSEMTVTDSDSTNLESATVQLVNFPNGTDEVLAVDVTGTSITASYDSATGILSLTGTDTVANYQLVLRTLTYNNTATEIDAALRTIEITVNDGDSDSAVATTSLTIELLVTEAPVVDLNGGDSGTGFTASYTEESTPVVIVDNDLAITDADSTELESATVTITNLLDGDAETLAVDTTGTSITTSYDSATGVLTLTGTGTLADYEAVLRTLTYFNGSENPTETDRSIEIVVSDGTNDSLSATAVVSVIGVNDPPALDSIADQTATLGQEMVVNITATDPDTASLTFSFDRTDPSGNIPASATITKTSDKGAQITWTPSESDGAGPFVFVVVVSDDDATTPLTDQTTFTVTLGGEAPVLDLNGDDAGTGFSNTFIEGTGAVDVVDTDLSITDSDSTNLESATIVLSDHQVDGTELLAVVTDGTNITASSYDDATGTLTLTGTDTLANYELVLRTLTYDNASEDPGTTDRTITIIVSDGTNDSIAAVSTIIVVPDNDSPDMVLPSPYDTGTAVEVNLNEEFSFTVSVTDPDNTFDEFTFLIDAEASNIPAQIAQPTISNPSGGTPGGTFTWTPTQAGTYTITLLVADGGGLADSETFIVTVVDNSAASLEGEAFDQALNEVLDESFM, from the coding sequence ATGTCGAAACGATCGTTTGCTCGATTTCTGCGCTCCGACTCCAACCACACCCGTAAATCCCGCCGCCGCGCTAACGTGGCTCGATCCTCGCAGCTCGAATCCCTGGAAGCTCGCGTCGTGCTGACCGCTTCGGGCGTTCCTGGAAACGACAATCCGCCTGACCTCAATCTCTCGGCGATTTCCGAGCAGAACATCGTCGTTGGTCAGGCCTATACCATCGACCTCTTCGCCAACGGAGCGACCGTAGTCGATCTGGACGCGAACGATAACCCCACCGGGGACGCGATTCGTTTGCTGCTCGATCCGGACATCGGTACCGATACGCCGGTCGGAGCCAAGATCACGACCGATGGCGTCTTTACTTGGACCCCAACCGCCGATCAGGTCGGTACCTATCGCATCATCGTGATCGCCGTTGACCGAGGAACGACCCCTCTGGCCGACTCGGAAGTCTTCACGATCGTCGTTTCCGCGACCGGCAATCAATCCCCTTCGGTCGACCTGAATGGTCCCGATGCCGGTACCGGCTACAGCGGAACCTTCACCGAAGATGGCGGCGCGGTGCCGGCCGTTGGTAGCAACCTGACGGTGACCGATGGCGACAGCGCGAATCTCGAATCGGCGAAGGTCGTCCTGACAAACCATCCTGATGGCACGGCCGAAAGCCTGGCGGTCGACGTCACCGGCACGAATATCACCGCCAGCTACGATTCGGCGACCGGCGAACTGACGCTTACGGGTACCGATACCCTGGCCAACTACCAGGCCGTTCTGCGAACGCTGACCTACAACAACACTTCCGATACGCCGGACGAAACGGTTCGCACGATCGAAGTTACCGTGAACGACGGTAACAGCGACAGCGTGAAAGCGGTCTCGAAGATCTCAGTCGTTGCCGTCAACGATGCTCCGACGGTCGACCTGAATGGCGAAGACGCCGGCACCGGCTTCGAGTCGACCTTCACCGAAGATGGTGGCCCGGTCGCGATTGTCGATACCGACGCCATCGTCGACGACGTCGACAGCACGACGCTGACTTCCGCCACGGTGACCATCACGAACCTATTCGATGGCGATGCCGAAGTGCTGGCCATCGATACGACGGGTACCTCGCTCGTGGCATCCTATGTAGGTGGTGTGCTGACCATTTCGGGCAACGGCACGTTGGCCGAATACCAGCAAGTGCTTCGTACGCTGACCTACGACAACACTTCGCAGAACCCAAATGAAACGCAGCGTGAAATCTCAGTCGTTGTGAACGACGGCGAAGATAACAGCGTCGCCGCGATCGCCCTGGTGAATGTCGTCGGTGAAAACGATTCGCCTGATCTCGAACCGATTAGTGACCAGGTTGCCACCGTCGGCGAACTGTTCGAGATCACCGTTACCGCAACCGATCCGGATGGCGACGTGCTGACCTTCCAGCTCGATCGCGACGACCCAAGCGGTAACATCCCAGCCTCGGCCACGATCACGAAGACCAGCGACACCACGGCGGTCATTTCGTGGACTCCATCGGAAAGCGATGGTCCTGGCCCGTTTGTCTTCGTGGTGCTGGTCACCGACGATGACGCAACGTTGCCACTGAGCGATCAGGAAAGCTTCACGGTCACCCTGGAAGCCAACGAGTCGCCTGTCGTTGATCTCAACGGTGAGGATGAAGGTGTCGACTTCGAATCGACCTTCACCGAAGATGGCGGCCCAGTTGTGATTGTCGACACCGATGCGGTGGTGACCGATACCGACAGCACCGAGCTGACCTCGGCGACGGTGACGATTACGAACCTCTTGGACGGCGACTCGGAAGTCCTGGCGGTCGACACGATCGGTACTTCGATCACGGCCAGCTACGACACGGCCACCGGCGTGCTGACTCTCTCAGGTACGGCCAGCCTGGCGGACTACCAGCAGGTCCTTCGTACGCTGACCTACGACAACAGTTCGCAGAATCCAGACGAAACACAGCGTGAGATCACCGTCGTCGTCAACGATGGCAATTCCGATAGTTTGGCCGCAACTGCCTTCGTGAACGTGGTTGGCGAGAACGATCCACCAAATCTTGAACCGATCGCCGATCAGCAAGTGGTTGTTGGTGAACTGTTCGAGATCACCGTCACTGCAACCGATCCCGATGGGGACGTACTGACCTTCCAGTTAGATCGCGACGATCCGAACAGCAGTATTCCAGCCTCGGCCACGATCACGAAGACCAGCGATACCACGGCGGTCATTTCGTGGACGCCATCGGAAAGCGATGGTGCCGGCCCGTTCGTCTTCGTGGTGTTGGTCACCGACGATGACGCGACCTTGCCATTGAGCGACCAGGAAACCTTTACCGTTACGCTGGCAGCCAACGAAGCTCCAACCGTCGATCTGAATGGCGAAGGTACCGGAATCGATTTCGAGTCGACCTTCACCGAAGATGGCGGTCCGGTCGCGATAGTCGGAACTGATCTGACCGTCGATGATACCGATGGCACCGAACTGACTTCGGCAACGGTGACCATCACTAACCTGCTCGATGGCGATGCGGAAGTCTTGGCGGTCGATACGACCGGCACTTCGATCACGGCCAGTTACGATACCGCGACCGGCGTGTTGACCCTCTCAGGGACGGCCAGCCTGGCGGATTACCAGCAGGTGCTTCGTACGCTGACTTACGACAATAGCTCGCAGAATCCAGATGAAACGCAACGTGAGATCTCGGTCGTGGTGAACGACGGCGAAGATGACAGCGTTGCAGCAACCGCCCTGGTGAACGTTGTCGGCACGAACGATTCGCCAGACCTCGAATCGATCGACGATCAGGTCGCCCAGGTTGGTCAACTGTTCGAGATCACCATCACGGCGACCGACCCGGACGGCGACACGCTTACGTTCCAGTTGGATCGCGACGACCCGAGCAGCACCATTCCTGCTTCGGCTACCATCACCAAGACTAGCGACACCACCGCGGTCATTTCGTGGACGCCGGCTGAAAGTGATGGCGAAGGCCCGTTTGTCTTTGTAGTGCTAGTCACCGACGACGATGGCGACCTGCCGCTGAGTGATCAAGAGTCGTTCACCGTCACACTGACAGGGGCTGCGCCAGCCGTTGACCTGAACGGTGATGAGACTGGCATCGACTTCGAAGCAACCTTCACCGAAGAAGGTGGTGCGGTTGCGGTGGTCGATAGCGAAATGACCGTCACCGATAGTGACAGCACCAACTTGGAATCGGCGACCGTCCAACTGGTGAACTTCCCCAACGGCACGGACGAAGTCTTGGCCGTGGATGTCACCGGAACCAGCATCACTGCCAGTTACGATTCCGCCACAGGCATCCTGAGCCTGACCGGTACCGATACGGTGGCCAACTATCAGCTCGTTCTGCGAACGCTGACCTACAACAACACCGCGACTGAAATCGACGCCGCCCTGCGAACGATCGAGATTACGGTGAACGACGGCGATTCCGATAGTGCCGTGGCAACCACGTCGCTGACCATCGAGTTGCTAGTGACCGAAGCTCCAGTCGTCGACTTGAATGGCGGCGACAGCGGAACTGGCTTCACTGCCAGCTACACGGAAGAAAGCACGCCGGTCGTGATCGTTGATAACGATCTGGCGATTACCGATGCCGATTCAACCGAACTGGAATCGGCAACCGTGACCATCACCAATCTGTTGGATGGCGACGCCGAGACCTTGGCGGTCGATACGACCGGCACGTCAATCACCACCAGCTACGATTCGGCCACGGGCGTCCTCACCCTGACCGGTACCGGCACGCTGGCCGATTACGAGGCCGTCCTCCGCACGTTGACCTACTTCAATGGGTCGGAGAATCCAACCGAGACCGATCGTTCGATCGAGATCGTGGTGAGTGACGGAACGAACGACAGCCTTTCGGCGACGGCCGTTGTTTCGGTAATTGGGGTGAATGATCCACCCGCTTTGGACTCAATCGCCGATCAGACGGCGACCCTTGGCCAGGAAATGGTGGTCAATATCACCGCGACCGATCCGGATACCGCTTCGCTGACGTTCTCGTTCGATCGCACCGACCCCAGCGGCAACATTCCCGCTTCGGCGACGATCACCAAGACGAGCGACAAGGGAGCTCAGATTACCTGGACTCCTTCCGAAAGCGACGGAGCCGGGCCATTCGTTTTTGTGGTCGTGGTCAGCGATGACGATGCCACCACGCCACTGACCGATCAAACCACCTTTACGGTGACCTTGGGGGGGGAAGCCCCGGTTCTCGACCTGAATGGTGACGACGCCGGCACTGGTTTCAGCAATACCTTCATCGAAGGTACCGGAGCTGTTGACGTGGTCGATACCGATCTGTCGATCACCGACAGCGATAGCACGAACCTCGAATCGGCCACGATCGTTCTAAGCGATCACCAAGTCGATGGAACCGAACTGTTGGCTGTGGTCACGGACGGCACCAACATTACGGCCAGCTCGTATGACGATGCGACCGGGACGCTGACGTTGACCGGAACCGATACGCTGGCGAACTACGAGTTGGTTCTGCGAACGCTGACCTACGACAACGCTTCGGAAGATCCTGGTACGACCGATCGAACCATCACGATCATCGTCAGCGATGGAACCAACGATAGCATTGCCGCGGTCTCGACGATCATCGTTGTGCCTGATAACGACTCGCCAGACATGGTTCTGCCAAGTCCTTACGATACCGGCACGGCTGTCGAAGTGAACTTGAACGAAGAGTTCTCGTTTACCGTCAGTGTGACCGATCCGGATAATACGTTCGACGAGTTCACCTTCCTGATCGATGCGGAAGCGAGCAACATTCCGGCGCAGATCGCTCAGCCGACCATCAGCAATCCAAGTGGTGGTACACCGGGCGGAACGTTTACCTGGACTCCGACCCAGGCCGGCACCTACACCATCACGTTGCTGGTTGCCGATGGTGGTGGTCTGGCCGACTCCGAAACGTTCATCGTGACGGTGGTCGATAACTCGGCGGCATCCCTGGAAGGGGAAGCATTCGATCAGGCCCTGAACGAAGTCCTCGACGAGTCGTTCATGTAA
- the gmd gene encoding GDP-mannose 4,6-dehydratase, which translates to MANIALITGITGQDGSYLAELLLEKGYQVHGCYRRTSTNSFQRIEHLLDQVEMHCTDLMDQASLERLVAKVKPTEVYNLAAQSFVGSSWDQPILTGEVTGLGVTRLLEAIRMVDTSIRFYQASSSEMYGKVHETPQRETTPFHPRSPYGVAKAYGHWMTVNYRESYDMYACGGILFNHESPRRGLEFVTRKISDAVARIKLGMANEVRLGNLEARRDWGFAGDYVEAMWLMLQQDAPVDYVIGTGETYRVGDFVQIAFERVGLNWEDHVVIDPKFYRPAEVDLLLADPAKAQAELNWTPKMPFRELVETMVDHDLARLSLVAKPDLKVVRKSA; encoded by the coding sequence ATGGCGAACATCGCGCTCATTACCGGAATCACGGGCCAGGACGGTTCGTATCTGGCCGAACTTCTGCTGGAAAAGGGCTATCAGGTCCATGGTTGCTATCGCCGCACCAGCACAAACTCTTTCCAACGTATCGAACATCTGCTCGACCAGGTCGAAATGCACTGCACCGATCTGATGGATCAAGCATCGCTCGAGCGACTGGTCGCCAAGGTCAAACCGACCGAAGTATACAACCTGGCCGCCCAAAGCTTCGTCGGAAGCAGCTGGGATCAGCCAATTTTGACGGGTGAAGTCACCGGCTTGGGCGTAACCCGCCTGTTAGAAGCCATCCGCATGGTCGACACCTCGATCCGCTTCTACCAGGCAAGCAGCAGCGAGATGTACGGCAAGGTCCACGAAACACCTCAGCGCGAAACAACTCCGTTCCATCCACGCAGCCCTTATGGCGTCGCGAAGGCTTACGGCCACTGGATGACGGTCAACTACCGCGAAAGCTACGACATGTATGCTTGCGGCGGTATCTTGTTCAACCACGAATCGCCTCGCCGCGGCCTGGAATTCGTGACCCGCAAGATCAGCGACGCCGTTGCTCGCATCAAGCTGGGCATGGCCAACGAAGTTCGCCTGGGCAACCTTGAAGCCCGTCGTGACTGGGGCTTTGCTGGCGACTACGTCGAGGCTATGTGGCTGATGCTGCAGCAAGACGCTCCCGTCGACTACGTAATCGGCACCGGCGAAACCTACCGTGTGGGTGACTTCGTCCAGATCGCCTTCGAGCGAGTCGGCTTGAACTGGGAAGATCACGTCGTTATCGATCCAAAGTTCTATCGCCCTGCGGAGGTCGATCTGCTTCTAGCCGATCCAGCCAAAGCCCAGGCCGAACTGAACTGGACGCCTAAGATGCCATTCCGCGAACTGGTCGAAACCATGGTCGATCACGACCTGGCTCGCCTTTCGCTGGTTGCCAAGCCCGACCTGAAGGTCGTTCGCAAATCGGCTTAG
- a CDS encoding glycosyltransferase family 1 protein, translating into MSSPLRRLLIDITHTALQGSDTGIQRVARCLAKEAIAYSQRHDTQVECLPVIVVDGKFVEVDRWCAARGYRKAKLDLGELLQKLPLFGPTSPYRIRLNRIGNRLEKLLYPRTLDRKIREWVQSTRPPHVPVNPGEGDAILMPDGWWDLPHMFDVVQEARQNGARVGAMVHDLIPIRHPEFFDERMRINFTEWVTRLIHSIDFLVGDAQAAEDDLWQFNQEQGSPLSRDQVGHVRLGCDIGPRKKGDAQKVRANLRHLFADRSKAPYLMVSTIEIRKNHTYLLDAFDRLWADGHDVSLALVGRIGWKCKDLIQRILNHPESGKRLHLLSDIDDNTLNYIYDNSKAFLFSSKAEGFGLPIVEAQHHGLHVFASDIPIFREVAGSGAHFFSLDEPGDLSRQIVQFESQQGWTTEPKVEVVNEPWSQVFPKLVDAVGRLYGDTSNANNSAEKAA; encoded by the coding sequence ATGAGTTCGCCCCTTCGCCGATTGCTGATTGATATCACTCACACCGCGTTGCAAGGAAGCGACACGGGAATTCAGCGTGTTGCGCGCTGTCTGGCGAAGGAAGCAATCGCTTATAGCCAGCGGCACGATACCCAGGTCGAGTGCCTCCCGGTGATCGTGGTCGATGGCAAGTTCGTCGAAGTCGATCGTTGGTGTGCGGCCCGTGGCTATCGCAAGGCGAAGCTCGATTTAGGGGAACTTCTACAGAAGCTACCTCTGTTCGGACCGACCAGCCCATATCGAATTCGGCTCAACCGTATCGGCAACCGACTCGAAAAGCTACTTTATCCCCGTACACTCGATCGCAAGATCCGCGAATGGGTCCAATCGACCCGGCCTCCTCATGTCCCGGTGAATCCAGGCGAAGGGGATGCCATCTTGATGCCAGATGGCTGGTGGGATCTACCACACATGTTCGACGTCGTTCAGGAGGCGCGCCAGAACGGTGCCCGCGTCGGAGCGATGGTCCACGATCTGATCCCGATTCGTCATCCTGAGTTCTTCGACGAACGGATGCGGATCAACTTCACCGAGTGGGTGACACGTTTGATTCACTCCATCGACTTCCTCGTCGGTGACGCCCAGGCCGCCGAAGATGATCTGTGGCAGTTCAATCAGGAACAAGGCTCTCCGCTTTCTCGCGATCAGGTCGGGCACGTCCGCCTTGGCTGTGATATCGGTCCGCGAAAAAAGGGAGATGCCCAGAAGGTGCGAGCCAACTTGCGGCACCTGTTTGCCGACCGGTCGAAGGCACCTTATCTCATGGTTTCGACCATCGAGATTCGCAAGAATCACACCTACCTGCTCGACGCTTTCGACCGCTTGTGGGCGGATGGGCATGATGTTTCGCTAGCGTTGGTGGGACGCATTGGCTGGAAATGCAAGGACCTGATTCAACGAATCCTGAATCACCCCGAGTCAGGCAAACGGCTGCATCTGCTGAGCGATATCGACGACAACACGCTGAACTATATCTACGACAACAGCAAAGCATTTCTCTTCTCATCGAAGGCAGAAGGCTTTGGTTTGCCGATTGTCGAAGCGCAGCACCACGGGCTGCATGTGTTCGCCAGCGATATCCCGATCTTCCGCGAGGTCGCCGGCAGCGGAGCTCACTTCTTCTCGCTGGACGAACCTGGCGATCTCAGCCGGCAAATCGTGCAGTTCGAGAGCCAACAAGGCTGGACGACCGAACCCAAGGTAGAGGTCGTCAACGAGCCTTGGAGCCAGGTATTTCCGAAGCTGGTCGATGCGGTCGGTCGCCTCTACGGCGATACCTCAAATGCGAATAATTCCGCTGAGAAAGCCGCGTAG
- a CDS encoding Lpg1974 family pore-forming outer membrane protein produces MRIVRFTVALGLILLISPLAMAQKATSTSESVLAGSPRRLQVSANARPAATRVAAKETRPTTAAPSKVVQTTHVQQQVVGETIYSPGEMMVDNYGVPAAGCYSDTCNPCGKWFAGFEATFLMPSFSSNVAYTLTESDGTTFENSTQVEFDSGLQFSPRVYAGFEMNDNLSLQVTWWRYDHDPDALTVNPPANGFGTITPPTFQNVDISTTVPGSTFSASSGLSAYSIDVELMKEGCISFWTIGVAGGVRYAEVDQSYFAQTRNVSSTLSGQLDYSHRNSGFGPTMSLYASLPLNQCLTFYTKGRGSLLFGEASSTLAAGEDLDLSTSYVTSSSTSRDDLLTVGEIQLGLAWESCCPTNVWQPYATVAMEGQFWNGVGNASSEEGNLGFFGVVTSAGVRF; encoded by the coding sequence ATGCGTATCGTTCGTTTCACGGTTGCTTTAGGTCTGATCCTTCTTATCTCGCCGTTGGCGATGGCACAGAAGGCGACATCGACGAGTGAGTCGGTGCTGGCCGGTTCTCCACGTCGTTTGCAGGTCTCAGCGAATGCCCGACCGGCGGCAACTCGCGTGGCTGCCAAGGAAACTCGCCCTACAACGGCGGCTCCATCGAAAGTCGTGCAGACCACCCACGTTCAACAGCAAGTCGTCGGAGAGACCATCTATTCGCCGGGCGAGATGATGGTCGATAACTACGGCGTGCCGGCCGCTGGTTGCTATAGCGATACCTGCAATCCTTGTGGCAAATGGTTCGCTGGCTTCGAGGCGACCTTCCTGATGCCATCGTTCAGCAGCAATGTGGCTTACACGCTGACCGAATCGGACGGCACCACGTTCGAGAATTCCACCCAGGTCGAGTTCGATTCGGGATTGCAGTTCTCGCCACGTGTTTACGCTGGCTTCGAGATGAACGATAACCTCTCGCTGCAAGTTACCTGGTGGCGATACGATCACGATCCCGACGCGCTGACGGTCAATCCACCCGCTAATGGCTTCGGAACGATTACGCCACCTACGTTTCAGAATGTCGATATCTCGACAACGGTGCCTGGCAGCACGTTCTCTGCTAGCTCAGGTCTTTCGGCTTATTCGATCGATGTCGAACTGATGAAAGAAGGCTGCATTTCGTTTTGGACGATCGGAGTCGCTGGCGGCGTTCGCTATGCCGAGGTCGACCAGTCGTACTTCGCTCAAACGCGGAACGTCAGCAGTACTTTGAGCGGACAGCTTGACTACTCGCATCGAAACAGCGGATTCGGCCCAACGATGTCGTTGTATGCCTCGCTGCCGCTGAACCAGTGCCTCACCTTCTACACAAAGGGACGGGGATCGCTGCTGTTCGGAGAAGCCTCAAGCACGTTGGCGGCGGGCGAAGACCTCGATCTGTCAACCAGCTACGTCACCAGCAGTTCGACCAGCCGCGACGACCTGCTGACGGTGGGCGAGATTCAACTCGGTCTGGCGTGGGAAAGCTGCTGCCCAACCAATGTCTGGCAGCCGTATGCGACCGTTGCCATGGAAGGGCAGTTCTGGAATGGCGTGGGCAATGCCAGCAGCGAGGAAGGCAATCTTGGCTTCTTCGGTGTGGTTACTTCCGCCGGAGTTCGCTTCTAA
- a CDS encoding divalent metal cation transporter: MSEAAAEPQSQISLFRVVKAIGPAIVVASVVLGPGSILSNSKVGAAYGYSMIWVLGLASLFMALTVFLAAVLGTSYQRTPFTEIAARLGRPVSFLIGVVFFLITSCFQFTNNLAIIDVINIATESTTSDGATVQGSWLIPLFAIVLVNCGLVWALYGSSAPYRFIEKLMMLMVGLMLIGFVVNLLFVSPSVPSILKGMVPSMPTGGNSSENIVMLLGMFGTTFSVAGAFYQIYAVREKKWTKDDLANGIIDSIAGIAVLGGISFIIMITSAAVLKGTQLSSITDVAMQLEPLIGPRAKIMFCLGISAGAFSSLLVNALIGGTALSDSLGYSASVSDAPVKLFTVAGLAIGMLVAIAIHWLGMSSVSLIVTAQALTVLGVPLLAFAMLFLAIHLPTSILKVVAVSIGSCSLVLATILSGRMIWSLLERFG; encoded by the coding sequence ATGTCTGAAGCGGCAGCGGAACCCCAAAGCCAAATCTCTTTATTTCGTGTCGTCAAAGCGATTGGGCCGGCCATCGTCGTCGCTTCGGTGGTTCTCGGTCCTGGCAGCATCCTCTCGAATTCCAAAGTCGGTGCCGCCTATGGCTACAGCATGATTTGGGTGCTGGGGCTCGCCTCGTTATTCATGGCACTAACCGTATTTCTTGCGGCCGTGCTTGGTACCAGTTACCAGCGAACCCCCTTCACCGAAATCGCCGCTCGCCTGGGACGTCCGGTTTCGTTCCTCATTGGCGTCGTGTTCTTTCTGATCACGAGTTGCTTCCAGTTCACGAATAACCTGGCCATTATCGATGTGATCAACATCGCGACCGAATCAACCACTTCCGACGGAGCGACCGTCCAGGGCTCGTGGTTGATCCCTCTTTTCGCGATCGTTCTGGTCAACTGTGGACTGGTTTGGGCCCTCTATGGCAGCAGTGCCCCTTACCGCTTCATCGAGAAGTTAATGATGCTGATGGTGGGACTCATGCTTATCGGCTTCGTCGTGAACCTGCTTTTCGTCAGTCCCTCGGTTCCTTCAATCCTGAAGGGAATGGTCCCTTCGATGCCGACCGGCGGAAATTCTTCCGAGAACATTGTGATGCTGCTGGGGATGTTCGGCACCACGTTTTCTGTTGCCGGGGCCTTCTATCAGATTTACGCAGTCCGCGAAAAGAAGTGGACCAAAGACGACCTCGCCAACGGCATCATCGACTCGATCGCGGGGATCGCGGTTTTAGGGGGGATAAGCTTTATCATCATGATCACCTCGGCAGCGGTCCTGAAAGGAACGCAGTTGAGCAGCATCACAGACGTTGCCATGCAACTGGAGCCATTGATCGGCCCGAGAGCGAAGATCATGTTCTGCCTCGGGATTTCAGCCGGTGCGTTTAGTTCGCTATTGGTGAATGCCCTCATCGGCGGAACAGCGTTAAGCGACAGCCTTGGTTATTCGGCCAGTGTCAGCGATGCCCCAGTCAAGTTGTTCACTGTGGCTGGGCTGGCGATTGGCATGTTGGTGGCCATCGCCATCCATTGGCTAGGCATGTCGAGCGTCAGCCTGATTGTCACGGCCCAGGCTCTGACCGTGCTAGGGGTGCCACTGCTAGCATTCGCGATGCTTTTTCTGGCGATTCACCTGCCCACCTCGATCCTGAAGGTGGTCGCCGTTTCGATCGGGTCGTGTTCGCTGGTTCTGGCAACGATTTTGTCGGGACGCATGATCTGGTCGCTGCTGGAGCGTTTCGGATAG